A window from Peromyscus eremicus chromosome 1, PerEre_H2_v1, whole genome shotgun sequence encodes these proteins:
- the LOC131901844 gene encoding vomeronasal type-1 receptor 4-like, with amino-acid sequence MDFWILAIRIIFLSQTTIGILGNFIPIFYYLVLYYRECTLKPTDLILMHLMAANALIILSAGVSHTMAAFGFKQFLNEFGCRLLLFIQAFGRSVSIGITCLLSVFQSMVIRPRESCWKDHKVKTVNHIGCSISLHWIFFMFINFIFFVYPFIKLNSKNVTRKRDFGFCSIVGRDEISDSLYVVLLVCPEVFFAVLIALFSGSMIVFLYRHKKRVQHIHSSHGSSRISPESRATQNILVLVSTFLFFYTLSSILRGCIALLHNHNWWLVNITPLTSLCFPSFGPFILMNHYSILSRLTLIWIRNKNNLILFKVH; translated from the coding sequence ATGGACTTCTGGATTCTTGCAAtcagaattattttcttatcaCAAACTACAATTGGAATTCTGGGGAATTTCATTCCTATATTCTACTATCTAGTCCTTTACTACAGAGAATGCACATTAAAGCCTACAGATTTGATTCTCATGCACCTAATGGCAGCCAATGCCTTGATCATTCTCTCTGCAGGAGTATCTCATACAATGGCAGCTTTTGGGTTTAAACAGTTCTTGAATGAATTTGGATGCAGGCTCCTACTATTCATTCAAGCATTTGGCCGTAGTGTGTCCATTGGCATCACCTGTCTCTTAAGTGTTTTCCAGTCCATGGTCATCAGACCCAGGGAATCCTGTTGGAAGGATCATAAAGTCAAAACTGTAAATCACATTGGATGCTCCATTTCCCTCCATTGGATCTTCTTCATGTtcataaatttcattttctttgtgtacCCATTTATCAAACTTAATAGCAAAAACGTGACAAGAAAACGAGATTTTGGGTTCTGCTCTATTGTAGGGCGTGATGAAATCAGTGACTCTCTCTATGTAGTATTGCTGGTGTGTCCTGAAGTCTTCTTTGCTGTTCTCATTGCCTTGTTCAGTGGCTCCATGATTGTCTTTCTGTACAGACACAAGAAGAGGGTTCAACACATCCACAGTTCTCATGGTTCCAGCAGAATTTCTCCTGAGTCCAGAGCCACCCAAAACATCCTGGTCCTGGTGtctacctttttgtttttttatacacTCTCCTCCATCTTACGAGGCTGCATTGCTCTTTTGCATAATCACAATTGGTGGCTGGTGAACATCACTCCGCTCACTTCTCTGTGTTTTCCATCTTTTGGACCCTTTATTCTTATGAATCATTATTCCATTCTGTCCAGGCTTACTTTGATATGGAtcaggaataaaaataatttaatcttATTTAAAGTACATTAA